The Raphanus sativus cultivar WK10039 chromosome 2, ASM80110v3, whole genome shotgun sequence genome includes a region encoding these proteins:
- the LOC108826629 gene encoding DEAD-box ATP-dependent RNA helicase 1, whose translation MSMVEKEKDGEAQAGEETTNLVVPWMRAPVNVSLVDSCSLETLPCLHPRLKEALEKMGISSLFPVQVAVWHETIGPGGFERDICVNSPTGSGKTLSYALPIVQTLSSRAVRCLRALVVLPTRDLALQVKGVFDAIAPSVGLSVGSAVGQSSIAGDIAQLINTPKLDAGICYDPEDITSQSLESSAVDILVATPGRLMDHINNTKGFTLEHLRYLVVDETDRLLSESYQDWLPTVLKLTQASDDGLFPSSTTPFVPSSFGSLQTIRRQSVERGFKGKPYPRLAKLALSATLTQNPSKLIQLDLHHPLFMTTGAKRYRLPEKLECLRLICETGVKPVYLVGLLKSLEGEKCIVFTSSVETTRRLCKLLNFFGDSMIKAKEYSGGLNQAVRSKELKAFRKGDVQVLISSDALTRGMDVELVTNVINYDMPHRPKTFIHRAGRTARAGRAGRCFTLLGDHEVRRFSNLLKKIGNASCPIYPIPSDLFNPVRAIYEPALAKLKESVEPIAPKRGRQVGFKHNSRTTKRNKATSEQA comes from the exons ATGAGTATGGTCGAGAAAGAGAAAGATGGTGAGGCTCAGGCCGGAGAAGAGACCACCAATTTGGTTGTTCCATGGATGAGAGCTCCCGTTAACGTCAGCCTTGTCGATAGCTGCTCACTCGAAACCCTCCCTTGTCTTCATCCCAG GTTGAAGGAGGCGTTGGAAAAGATGGGTATATCTTCACTCTTTCCAGTGCAAGTTGCAGTTTGGCATGAGACAATAGGACCAGGCGGCTTCGAAAGAGACATCTGTGTTAACTCTCCTACAGGAAGTGGAAAGACTCTCTCTTACGCTTTACCGATTGTCCAGACCCTTTCATCTCGTGCTGTTAGATGCCTCCGTGCTTTAGTCGTTTTGCCCACTCGTGATTTGGCCTTGCAG gtGAAGGGTGTTTTTGATGCTATAGCACCATCTGTGGGGTTATCCGTTGGTTCAGCTGTGGGTCAATCTTCGATAGCTGGCGACATCGCGCAGCTCATCAACACACCTAAACTCGATGCAGGGATATGCTATGATCCTGAGGATATAACATCGCAGAGCCTTGAGAGTAGTGCTGTGGACATATTAGTTGCAACACCAGGAAGGTTGATGGACCATATCAATAACACAAAGGGCTTTACCCTTGAGCATTTGCGTTACCTT GTCGTGGATGAAACCGATAGATTGCTTAGTGAGTCATATCAAGACTGGCTCCCAACTGTTCTGAAACTGACTCAGGCATCCGACGATGGCTTGTTTCCTTCTTCTACTACACCTTTTGTTCCTTCCTCTTTTGGTTCTCTTCAGACTATCCGTAGGCA AAGTGTGGAGAGAGGTTTCAAGGGTAAACCATACCCAAGGCTGGCGAAGTTGGCTTTATCAGCTACATTGACACAGAACCCAAGCAAGCTTATTCAGCTTGACCTGCATCACCCTTTATTCATGACAACTGGTGCAAAACGATACAGATTACCCGAGAAGTTGGAATGTCTCAGACTG ATTTGTGAAACCGGGGTGAAGCCTGTATACTTGGTTGGTCTTTTGAAATCACTGGAAGGTGAAAAGTGTATCGTTTTCACATCTTCTGTTGAGACAACTCGCCGTCTGTGCAAGCTACTCAACTTTTTCGGTGATTCAATGATAAAAGCAAAAGAGTATTCAGGTGGTCTTAACCAAGCAGTTCGGAG CAAAGAACTAAAGGCATTCAGAAAAGGAGATGTTCAAGTTCTTATTTCATCTGATGCTTTGACTCGTGGAATGGATGTTGAATTGGTAACAAATGTCATTAATTACGACATGCCTCATCGTCCAAAGACCTTCATCCATCGTGCTGGACGGACAGCTAGAGCTGGTCGTGCCGGACGGTGCTTCACATTGCTAGGTGATCATGAG GTGAGACGATTTTCAAATCTCTTGAAGAAAATTGGGAATGCTTCATGCCCAATCTATCCAATCCCATCCGATTTGTTTAATCCTGTCCGTGCCATTTACGAACCTG CTCTGGCGAAGCTGAAGGAGTCGGTTGAACCAATCGCACCGAAAAGAGGAAGACAAGTAGGTTTTAAGCACAATTCAAGAACTACAAAACGCAACAAAGCGACATCGGAACAAGCATAG